The Oreochromis niloticus isolate F11D_XX linkage group LG15, O_niloticus_UMD_NMBU, whole genome shotgun sequence genome includes a region encoding these proteins:
- the ginm1 gene encoding glycoprotein integral membrane protein 1, which yields MEMTWSTVCVLLLLFVSATRTESSNRQLTTENILINVTAGTLADAQLQDSNNLQINLNISVGEEQVLVNDVPVELSGVTRFNCQALLLDSVNGSSEFESGDIVSTVTRVMVSQNRLYSDSEEVVALQVFSEVIEMDGKEVQQPDMCEVKILMSPDFQKLAQFTNIYPIGHSDIFRVPRENDVVVTDPPNSRKDEEQLISQTTSQYPLKHTETTREEIASPGKLPETPLRMDPDLLYDVRYDDELDYTYPSQPDQNQMETPPKELISSYSAMCQWVEQARERLRRFCSESLPLFFLVMWVVVIGVVGSAVIVKILDVFFPTCEHKRIFHVNSVPVMPEDEKHNLLENIEVEAEEEEKKP from the exons ATGGAAATGACGTGGTCGACAGTTTGTGTTCTAttgcttctttttgtttcagcAACTCGCACAGAGTCGTCGAATAGACAACTGACTACG GAAAACATCCTGATCAATGTGACAGCGGGGACATTGGCAGACGCACAGCTGCAAGACTCTAACAACTTACAG ataaATTTAAACATATCGGTGGGTGAAGAGCAGGTGCTGGTCAATGACGTCCCAGTGGAGCTGTCAGGAGTCACTAGGTTCAACTGCCAAGCGCTTCTCT tgGACAGTGTCAATGGGAGCAGTGAGTTTGAGTCTGGGGACATAGTGTCCACTGTTACCCGGGTGATGGTGAGCCAGAACAGGCTGTACAGTGACTCGGAGGAGGTGGTGGCTCTTCAGGTCTTCAGTGAAGTGATAGAGATGGATGGCAAAGAG GTCCAGCAGCCTGATATGTGTGAGGTGAAAATACTGATGAGCCCAGACTTCCAGAAGCTGGCCCAGTTTACCAACATCTACCCCATTGGACACAGTGATATCTTTAGGGTTCCCAGAGAAAATGATGTGGTTGTCACAGATCCACCAAATTCTAGAAAAG ATGAAGAGCAGCTGATCTCTCAGACCACAAGCCAGTATCCTCTGAAGCACACAGAGACCACCCGGGAAGAGATTGCATCCCCCGGAAAACTCCCAGAGACCCCCCTGCGTATGGACCCCGACCTCCTGTATGATGTCAGATACGATGATGAACTTGATTACACTTACCCGAGCCAGCCTGATCAGAATCAGATGGAAACTCCACCAAAGGAACTTATATCTTCTTACTCC GCCATGTGTCAGTGGGTAGAGCAAGCCAGGGAGCGTCTGCGGCGCTTCTGTTCCGAATCCCTGCCTCTCTTCTTCCTGGTCATGTGGGTGGTCGTGATCGGAGTGGTCGGATCAGCCGTCATCGTCAAGATCTTAGATGTGTTTTTCCCAACTTGTGAACATAA GCGCATTTTTCATGTAAACTCTGTCCCTGTGATGCCAGAGGATGAGAAGCACAATCTCCTGGAGAACATAGAAGTagaagcagaggaagaagagaagaagcCTTGA